Proteins from a single region of Megachile rotundata isolate GNS110a chromosome 7, iyMegRotu1, whole genome shotgun sequence:
- the mRpS10 gene encoding mitochondrial ribosomal protein S10 isoform X1, which produces MFRSKIFSILQNTIHRNLYNNGHPGKCALFSSNTSDTTLTESSKEAINTDINVASVENSTETLTDTSSQIPTNISTEASTEITTTYEDTVQASFTDTSSVEKYQPDKLYKKIEIEVRGHDPAVLKSYVTFTTMAARHLELDVSNIVSPRKPVHERLTLLKSVHVHKKHRVQYETRTYYKYFELFKLTGSTADTYLEYIERNLPEGVAMKVTKVELNNLPETVQQA; this is translated from the exons ATGTTTCGTTCAAAG atattttctattttacaaaatacGATACacagaaatttatataataatggaCATCCTGGTAAATGCGCATTGTTTTCGTCAAATACTTCGGATACAACTTTAACAGAATCATCAAAAGAGGCTATAAATACAGACATAAATGTAGCTTCAGTAGAAAATTCAACAGAAACTTTAACAGATACCTCGAGTCAAATACCAACTAATATTTCAACAGAAGCTTCAACAGAAATCACAACTACATATGAAGATACAGTTCAAGCATCATTCACAGATACGTCCTCTGTTGAAAAG TATCAACCAGATAAACTGTataagaaaatagaaatagaagtAAGGGGACATGATCCTGCTGTATTAAAAAGTTATGTAACTTTTACTACTATGGCAGCAAGACATTTAGAACTTGATGTTAGCAATAT AGTCTCACCAAGAAAACCTGTTCACGAAAGATTGACATTGCTTAAGTCTGTTCATGTTCACAAGAAACATCGTGTACAGTATGAAACAAgaacatattataaatattttgagcTTTTCAAATTAACAGGTTCAACAGCAGATACTTACTTAGAATATATAGAAAGAAATCTTCCAGAAGGAGTTGCAATGAAAGTTACAAAG gtggaattaaataatttaccaGAAACGGTTCAACAAGCATGA
- the mRpS10 gene encoding mitochondrial ribosomal protein S10 isoform X2, which translates to MFRSKIFSILQNTIHRNLYNNGHPGKCALFSSNTSDTTLTESSKEAINTDINVASVENSTETLTDTSSQIPTNISTEASTEITTTYEDTVQASFTDTSSVEKYQPDKLYKKIEIEVRGHDPAVLKSYVTFTTMAARHLELDVSNIVSPRKPVHERLTLLKSVHVHKKHRVQYETRTYYKYFELFKLTGSTADTYLEYIERNLPEGVAMKVTKRTFACAV; encoded by the exons ATGTTTCGTTCAAAG atattttctattttacaaaatacGATACacagaaatttatataataatggaCATCCTGGTAAATGCGCATTGTTTTCGTCAAATACTTCGGATACAACTTTAACAGAATCATCAAAAGAGGCTATAAATACAGACATAAATGTAGCTTCAGTAGAAAATTCAACAGAAACTTTAACAGATACCTCGAGTCAAATACCAACTAATATTTCAACAGAAGCTTCAACAGAAATCACAACTACATATGAAGATACAGTTCAAGCATCATTCACAGATACGTCCTCTGTTGAAAAG TATCAACCAGATAAACTGTataagaaaatagaaatagaagtAAGGGGACATGATCCTGCTGTATTAAAAAGTTATGTAACTTTTACTACTATGGCAGCAAGACATTTAGAACTTGATGTTAGCAATAT AGTCTCACCAAGAAAACCTGTTCACGAAAGATTGACATTGCTTAAGTCTGTTCATGTTCACAAGAAACATCGTGTACAGTATGAAACAAgaacatattataaatattttgagcTTTTCAAATTAACAGGTTCAACAGCAGATACTTACTTAGAATATATAGAAAGAAATCTTCCAGAAGGAGTTGCAATGAAAGTTACAAAG AGAACTTTCGCCTGTGCAGTTTGA
- the mRpS10 gene encoding mitochondrial ribosomal protein S10 isoform X3 — protein sequence MFRSKIFSILQNTIHRNLYNNGHPGKCALFSSNTSDTTLTESSKEAINTDINVASVENSTETLTDTSSQIPTNISTEASTEITTTYEDTVQASFTDTSSVEKYQPDKLYKKIEIEVRGHDPAVLKSYVTFTTMAARHLELDVSNIVSPRKPVHERLTLLKSVHVHKKHRVQYETRTYYKYFELFKLTGSTADTYLEYIERNLPEGVAMKVTKDDQTRI from the exons ATGTTTCGTTCAAAG atattttctattttacaaaatacGATACacagaaatttatataataatggaCATCCTGGTAAATGCGCATTGTTTTCGTCAAATACTTCGGATACAACTTTAACAGAATCATCAAAAGAGGCTATAAATACAGACATAAATGTAGCTTCAGTAGAAAATTCAACAGAAACTTTAACAGATACCTCGAGTCAAATACCAACTAATATTTCAACAGAAGCTTCAACAGAAATCACAACTACATATGAAGATACAGTTCAAGCATCATTCACAGATACGTCCTCTGTTGAAAAG TATCAACCAGATAAACTGTataagaaaatagaaatagaagtAAGGGGACATGATCCTGCTGTATTAAAAAGTTATGTAACTTTTACTACTATGGCAGCAAGACATTTAGAACTTGATGTTAGCAATAT AGTCTCACCAAGAAAACCTGTTCACGAAAGATTGACATTGCTTAAGTCTGTTCATGTTCACAAGAAACATCGTGTACAGTATGAAACAAgaacatattataaatattttgagcTTTTCAAATTAACAGGTTCAACAGCAGATACTTACTTAGAATATATAGAAAGAAATCTTCCAGAAGGAGTTGCAATGAAAGTTACAAAG GACGACCAGACACGAATATAA
- the LOC100880512 gene encoding beta-1,3-glucan-binding protein, with protein MFSYSVKSILISMIFVLTFENVITLVNSYVLPEPTFKILQPQGIQISIPDEPGIQFFAFQGNINKRIQVTQSGQISGEVFRKNDGKWTIEDEDISLRDGDVIHYWIHVLVNGTPYQKGNKKWTVTSETQESPSTEKPNDSSSTLLFEDNFDSLNTSIWSHDVKMPLSPDYEFCVYHNDQHDFLTVIEDGVLRIKPAVLEDLYGENATAFGTLQLSGCTSIFPKECMRQAVAFNILPPLISARLTTKNSFYFRYGKIEIRAKFPEGDWLYPEMWLEPKYNNYGPGYSSGRVILGLARGNDNLINVANNDVFDSRRLDLGIMAGTTNHIAKHMISKIREDGERWTKEFHVYTTIWNNDGFQFLVDGENVGTLSPGMNGWEQVNDVNKIAPFDQEFYISIGVGVGGIRFFPDGTTNSGNAKPWSNSAAKAMLQFWRARNQWLPSLKRENGKMATFQIDYIRVWSS; from the exons ATGTTCAGCTACAGTGTTAAATCCATTTTAATTTCCATGATATTTGTTTTAACGTTCGAAAATGTTATCACGTTGGTAAATTCGTATGTTTTACCTGAACCAACATTCAAAATTTTACAACCACAAGgaattcaaatttcaatacctg ATGAACCAGGAATACAGTTCTTTGCGTTTCaaggaaatataaataaacgaatTCAAGTTACTCAGTCAGGACAAATATCTGGTGAAGTATTTAGAAAAAATGATGGAAAATGGACGATTGAGGATGAAGATATAAGTTTAAGAGATGGAGATGTTATACATTACTGGATTCACGTGTTAGTTAATGGGACTCCTTAccaaaaaggaaataaaaaatggACAGTTACAT CAGAAACACAAGAAAGTCCCAGCACAGAAAAACCCAACGATTCTTCTAGCACACTATTGTTTGAGGATAACTTTGATTCTCTAAATACATCCATTTGGAGTCACGATGTTAAAATGCCGTTGAGCCCT gaCTATGAATTCTGTGTATATCACAATGATCAACACGACTTTTTAACCGTAATTGAAGATGGAGTATTACGAATAAAACCAGCGGTTTTGGAAGATCTTTATGGCGAAAATGCAACTGCATTTGGAACGCTACAACTTAGCgg TTGTACGAGTATCTTTCCAAAGGAGTGTATGCGACAAGCCGtagcatttaatattttaccgCCACTTATATCTGCCAGATTAACAACAAAGAACAGTTTTTATTTCCGATACGGCAAAATTGAGATACGAGCAAAATTTCCTGAGGGCGACTGGCTATATCCAG AAATGTGGCTGGAGCCAAAATACAACAATTATGGCCCCGGATATTCCAGTGGACGCGTTATTCTCGGCCTTGCACGTGgaaatgataatttaataaacgtCGCTAATAATGACGTTTTTGATTCAAGAAGATTAGACTTAGGAATTATGGCAGGAACTACAAATCACATTGCTAAGCACATGATTTCGAAAATAAGGGAGGATGGTGAAAGATGGACGAAAGAGTTTCATGTTTATACAACCATTTGGAATAATGATGGGTTTCAGTTTCTGGTAGACGGTGAAAATGTCGGTACACTAAGTCCTGGAATGAATGGATGGGAGCAAGTTAATGATGTTAACAAAATTGCTCCATTTGATCAAGAG TTTTACATAAGTATTGGCGTTGGTGTTGGTGGTATTCGATTCTTTCCTGATGGAACAACTAATTCAGGAAATGCAAAACCATGGTCCAATAGCGCGGCGAAG GCAATGCTACAATTTTGGCGTGCAAGAAATCAATGGTTGCCGAGTTTGAAGCgagaaaatggtaaaatggcTACCTTCCAGATTGATTATATTCGTGTCTGGTCGTCCTAA
- the fh gene encoding frataxin — protein sequence MLLTINVIRNGLSKAQLYASKLNKINKCVIQQTGIQCRRNIGYAVTYHNIYSNNDLTVINYKLISNFSSDSSTHPQSELELSPVQFEKVSDETLESLTEYFDELIEKAAHLQDADISYGDGVLTIKFGSKYGTYVINRQTPNKQIWLSSPKSGPKRYDFVNGKWIYKHDGKSLHELLNNEIPAIIRDQTNFNKCSFSGKEREAAMKTL from the exons ATGTTACTaactataaatgtaataagaaatGGACTTTCCAAAGCCCAGTTGTATGCTTCAAAGttgaacaaaattaacaaatgtgTAATACAACAGACTGGTATTCAATGTAGAAGAAATATAGGTTATGCTGTAACCTAtcataatatttattcaaataatgatttGACAGTGATAAACTATAAATTAATATCGAATTTTAGTTCAGATAGTAGCACGCATCCTCAATCTGAACT AGAACTTTCGCCTGTGCAGTTTGAGAAAGTTTCTGATGAAACTCTTGAATCTTTGACTGAGTATTTTGATGAACTAATAGAGAAAGCGGCTCATTTACAGGATGCAGATATATCATATGGa gaTGGTGTATTGACTATCAAGTTTGGTAGTAAATACGGTACTTATGTCATAAATCGCCAAACACCAAATAAACAAATTTGGTTGTCTTCTCCAAAGTCTGGTCCAAAAAGATATGACTTCGTAAATGGTAAATGGATTTATAAACATGATGGAAAGTCATTACATGAGTTACTGAACAATGAAATACCAGCAATTATAAGGGATCAAACAAACTTTAATAAATGTTCCTTTAGTGGAAAAGAGAGGGAAGCCGCAATGAAGACTCTTTAA
- the LOC100879507 gene encoding uncharacterized protein LOC100879507 isoform X1 yields the protein MEIVEDGNLVDRVRILLQRDMQYYQEMQTVLKESLCTRVHGGKLDFPRHASFAAVKIVTWWEADFQAAFKCHSGLTSASEHDATANVGTEDRVIKKIQPSEFILLVVDTSDKLLEHLHMLIQESLDHADLTVLTATLGAAALIRNCLWCYSQQAKSVISSHSSEKLNKAYKSYHEMAEAVAERLLDLHCRLISLYILNEADSLSWHDTKPFFERERCSFSIQMWWLYMQGTKADLWNTVSPKMAQRVFSGMLNESLSILVTRFIYGRPTLARSEQFWTDAFNVLCCTGYLALGACINATEMIGIKLNKLSISVRDIHAKCNELLICLLLRGTPLQDLYQAFRVGFDNLSILQPRLGPAPWLLICAPNLAGSLDSDVYVSNLSEDRYVILELNVLRHQPQPNWPQVIKVLSMNDYAVAKILLNTLIHECGNYTSEDDFDHSKSKLDEHGCGGFLCSNTACNQILKVTPASSLYSLMYILTCVAQDCGHVIAPVLERSHEWSSYVDRQQVWNQSRPPWLNAILNPLHSIMQPIIEMLLEAVRTGASMYQAMSLVIGCFTELYVTLPPAVLKTVLVLNEYIPAHCHPIGGNLLLHILCASLYTALLEYSKTCKEEEEESPTFKEVNYEMSFFDSSDSSAIVLALAEAICSIDEDNKHTSQIDDFFQLVKDNIHETNEDLHVNKAKNISSIIETYTDELLFTSSGRRALKVTHEYLVRASDLVLNNLRQNNTEKLMPNVPEVFPFVKPLIHIMFHIEDSIFDQFLTQYEKTNWRKSLKMPLSVTVDHARSQLLLRPEFKNVGELSHEDKEAVYLLRKICSSVKTAHFK from the exons ATGGAGATTgtagaagatggaaatttagttGACCGtgtaagaattttattacaacggGATATGCAATATTATCAG GAAATGCAAACGGTATTGAAAGAGTCGCTTTGTACACGTGTCCACGGTGGAAAACTCGATTTTCCTCGACATGCTTCATTCGCTGCTGTTAAAATTGTTACATGGTGGGAAGCAGATTTTCAAGCTGCTTTCAAGTGTCACTCTGGATTAACGAGTGCAAGCGAACATGACGCTACCGCAAACGTAGGAACCGAGGATAGAgtcataaaaaaaattcagCCATCCGAATTCATACTTCTCGTTGTTGACACCTCTGAtaaattattag AACATTTACATATGCTTATTCAGGAATCGTTGGATCACGCGGATTTGACGGTTTTAACTGCTACTTTGGGAGCAGCTGCGCTCATACGAAATTGCTTATGGTGTTATAGTCAACAAGCTAAAAGTGTGATTTCTTCACATTCAAG CGAGAAACTAAACAAAGCATACAAATCTTATCATGAAATGGCTGAAGCAGTAGCGGAAAGATTGTTGGATCTACACTGCCGTTTAATTTCATTGTACATATTAAATGAAGCTGACTCTCTCAGCTGGCATGATACTAAACCTTTTTTTGAACGAGAGCGTTGTTCTTTTTCAATTCAAATGTGGTGGTTATATATGCAAG GGACGAAGGCCGATTTGTGGAACACCGTTTCCCCAAAAATGGCACAACGTGTATTTTCCGGAATGTTAAACGAATCTCTGTCTATCCTTGTAACAAGATTTATCTAT GGTCGTCCAACTTTGGCACGATCTGAACAATTCTGGACAGACGCTTTCAACGTCCTTTGTTGTACGGGATATCTTGCATTGGGTGCCTGTATCAATGCTACTGAAATGAttggaataaaattaaataaattatcaatcTCTGTTAGAGATATACATGCAAAATGCAATGAGCTGTTGATTTGTTTATTATTGAGAGGCACCCCTCTTCAAGATTTAtatcaa GCTTTCAGAGTtgggtttgataatttgagtaTTTTACAACCACGTCTCGGACCTGCACCTTGGCTGCTAATATGTGCACCAAACTTAGCGGGTTCTCTCGATTCTGATGTTTACGTCTCAAACTTGTCAGAAGACCGATATGTAATTTTGGAACTGAATGTTCTCAGGCATCAACCTCAACCAAATTGGCCTCAAGTAATAAAG gtACTTTCTATGAATGATTATGCAGTGGCTAAAATACTGTTGAACACATTGATTCACGAGTGTGGTAATTATACGTCCGAAGACGATTTTGATCATTCAAAATCAAAACTTGATGAACACGGTTGTGGTGGTTTTTTGTGTAGTAACACAGCTTGCAATCAGATATTAAAAGTGACTCCAGCATCAAGTCTTTATAGTTTAATGTACATTTTAACATGTGTCGCGCAGGATTGTGGTCATGTTATCGCACCAGTTTTGGAACGTAGTCACGAATGGTCCAGTTATGTTGATCGACAACAg GTGTGGAATCAGTCAAGACCACCATGgttaaatgcaattttaaatcCACTGCATAGTATAATGCAGCCGATCATTGAAATGCTTTTGGAAGCTGTAAGA acAGGAGCAAGTATGTACCAGGCAATGTCACTGGTAATTGGTTGTTTCACTGAATTGTACGTGACTTTACCACCTGCTGTTTTAAAAACCGTATTAGTACTGAACGAGTACATTCCTGCCCACTGCCATCCGATCGGTGGAAATCTTCTTCTTCACATTCTTTGTGCGTCGCTCTATACTGCCCTTCTTGAGTATTCCAAAACCTGcaaagaggaagaggaagagagtCCAACTTTTAAAGAAGTGAATTACGAAATGAGTTTCTTCGATTCTAGTGATTCTTCGGCGATCGTACTTGCCTTGGCTGAAGCCATTTGTAGCATCGATGAGGACAATAAGCACACTTCTCAGATTGACGATTTTTTTCAACTTGTTAAGGACAa CATCCATGAAACAAATGAGGACCTGCACGTTAACAAAGCTAAAAATATATCTTCCATCATTGAAACATACACTGATGAACTATTGTTTACCAGTTCCGGACGACGAGCTttaaaa GTAACGCATGAATATTTAGTACGTGCATCTGATTTGGTGTTGAATAATCTCCGACAAAATAATACTGAGAAGTTGATGCCTAATGTGCCGGAAGTCTTTCCTTTTGTTAAACCGCTAATTCATATAATGTTTCACATTGAGGATAGTATATTTGATCAG TTTCTTACACAATACGAGAAGACAAATTGGAGAAAATCTTTAAAAATGCCGCTCTCTGTCACGGTTGATCATGCACGAAGTCAACTTCTATTACGTCCAGAATTCAAAAATGTCGGCGAATTATCACACGAAGATAAAGAAGCTGTATATTTGCTTAGAAAAATTTGCTCTTCCGTCAAAACAGCACATTTCAAGTAA
- the LOC100879507 gene encoding uncharacterized protein LOC100879507 isoform X2 yields the protein MEIVEDGNLVDRVRILLQRDMQYYQEMQTVLKESLCTRVHGGKLDFPRHASFAAVKIVTWWEADFQAAFKCHSGLTSASEHDATANVGTEDRVIKKIQPSEFILLVVDTSDKLLEHLHMLIQESLDHADLTVLTATLGAAALIRNCLWCYSQQAKSVISSHSSEKLNKAYKSYHEMAEAVAERLLDLHCRLISLYILNEADSLSWHDTKPFFERERCSFSIQMWWLYMQGTKADLWNTVSPKMAQRVFSGMLNESLSILVTRFIYGRPTLARSEQFWTDAFNVLCCTGYLALGACINATEMIGIKLNKLSISVRDIHAKCNELLICLLLRGTPLQDLYQAFRVGFDNLSILQPRLGPAPWLLICAPNLAGSLDSDVYVSNLSEDRYVILELNVLRHQPQPNWPQVIKVLSMNDYAVAKILLNTLIHECGNYTSEDDFDHSKSKLDEHGCGGFLCSNTACNQILKVTPASSLYSLMYILTCVAQDCGHVIAPVLERSHEWSSYVDRQQVWNQSRPPWLNAILNPLHSIMQPIIEMLLEAVRTGASMYQAMSLVIGCFTELYVTLPPAVLKTVLVLNEYIPAHCHPIGGNLLLHILLILRRSYLPWLKPFVASMRTISTLLRLTIFFNLLRTTSMKQMRTCTLTKLKIYLPSLKHTLMNYCLPVPDDEL from the exons ATGGAGATTgtagaagatggaaatttagttGACCGtgtaagaattttattacaacggGATATGCAATATTATCAG GAAATGCAAACGGTATTGAAAGAGTCGCTTTGTACACGTGTCCACGGTGGAAAACTCGATTTTCCTCGACATGCTTCATTCGCTGCTGTTAAAATTGTTACATGGTGGGAAGCAGATTTTCAAGCTGCTTTCAAGTGTCACTCTGGATTAACGAGTGCAAGCGAACATGACGCTACCGCAAACGTAGGAACCGAGGATAGAgtcataaaaaaaattcagCCATCCGAATTCATACTTCTCGTTGTTGACACCTCTGAtaaattattag AACATTTACATATGCTTATTCAGGAATCGTTGGATCACGCGGATTTGACGGTTTTAACTGCTACTTTGGGAGCAGCTGCGCTCATACGAAATTGCTTATGGTGTTATAGTCAACAAGCTAAAAGTGTGATTTCTTCACATTCAAG CGAGAAACTAAACAAAGCATACAAATCTTATCATGAAATGGCTGAAGCAGTAGCGGAAAGATTGTTGGATCTACACTGCCGTTTAATTTCATTGTACATATTAAATGAAGCTGACTCTCTCAGCTGGCATGATACTAAACCTTTTTTTGAACGAGAGCGTTGTTCTTTTTCAATTCAAATGTGGTGGTTATATATGCAAG GGACGAAGGCCGATTTGTGGAACACCGTTTCCCCAAAAATGGCACAACGTGTATTTTCCGGAATGTTAAACGAATCTCTGTCTATCCTTGTAACAAGATTTATCTAT GGTCGTCCAACTTTGGCACGATCTGAACAATTCTGGACAGACGCTTTCAACGTCCTTTGTTGTACGGGATATCTTGCATTGGGTGCCTGTATCAATGCTACTGAAATGAttggaataaaattaaataaattatcaatcTCTGTTAGAGATATACATGCAAAATGCAATGAGCTGTTGATTTGTTTATTATTGAGAGGCACCCCTCTTCAAGATTTAtatcaa GCTTTCAGAGTtgggtttgataatttgagtaTTTTACAACCACGTCTCGGACCTGCACCTTGGCTGCTAATATGTGCACCAAACTTAGCGGGTTCTCTCGATTCTGATGTTTACGTCTCAAACTTGTCAGAAGACCGATATGTAATTTTGGAACTGAATGTTCTCAGGCATCAACCTCAACCAAATTGGCCTCAAGTAATAAAG gtACTTTCTATGAATGATTATGCAGTGGCTAAAATACTGTTGAACACATTGATTCACGAGTGTGGTAATTATACGTCCGAAGACGATTTTGATCATTCAAAATCAAAACTTGATGAACACGGTTGTGGTGGTTTTTTGTGTAGTAACACAGCTTGCAATCAGATATTAAAAGTGACTCCAGCATCAAGTCTTTATAGTTTAATGTACATTTTAACATGTGTCGCGCAGGATTGTGGTCATGTTATCGCACCAGTTTTGGAACGTAGTCACGAATGGTCCAGTTATGTTGATCGACAACAg GTGTGGAATCAGTCAAGACCACCATGgttaaatgcaattttaaatcCACTGCATAGTATAATGCAGCCGATCATTGAAATGCTTTTGGAAGCTGTAAGA acAGGAGCAAGTATGTACCAGGCAATGTCACTGGTAATTGGTTGTTTCACTGAATTGTACGTGACTTTACCACCTGCTGTTTTAAAAACCGTATTAGTACTGAACGAGTACATTCCTGCCCACTGCCATCCGATCGGTGGAAATCTTCTTCTTCACATTCTTT TGATTCTTCGGCGATCGTACTTGCCTTGGCTGAAGCCATTTGTAGCATCGATGAGGACAATAAGCACACTTCTCAGATTGACGATTTTTTTCAACTTGTTAAGGACAa CATCCATGAAACAAATGAGGACCTGCACGTTAACAAAGCTAAAAATATATCTTCCATCATTGAAACATACACTGATGAACTATTGTTTACCAGTTCCGGACGACGAGCTttaa
- the LOC100880174 gene encoding short neuropeptide F encodes MLSASCMKAIFIFAMIGFVFGVESYMDYGDEISDKTPAENIHELYRLLLQRAGLENPGYNEAPFEHLMIRKSQRSPSLRLRFGRSDPHLAMRLLSRQMSAIAPPRFEDN; translated from the exons ATGTTATCTGCATCCTGTATGAAAGCAATCTTCATCTTCGCCATGATTGGTTTCGTTTTTGGCGTCGAAAGTTATATGGACTATGGAG ATGAAATATCAGATAAAACACCAGCGGAAAATATTCACGAACTTTATAGACTTTTACTACAACGCGCTGGTTTAGAAAATCCTGGATATAATGAAGCTCCATTCGAACATTTAATGATTCGTAAATCTCAGCGATCACCTTCATTGCGGTTGCGTTTTGGACGTTCAGATCCTCATCTAGCT aTGCGACTACTATCCAGACAAATGAGCGCCATCGCACCACCAAGATTTGAagataattaa